One Danio rerio strain Tuebingen ecotype United States chromosome 22, GRCz12tu, whole genome shotgun sequence genomic window carries:
- the LOC141380145 gene encoding uncharacterized protein, translated as MEGDSVTLESGVAELKEEDVVTWLFGPKKTQIAEVDTDAAISSTSDGDAVGFRNRLKLDNQTGSLTIMNTRIADSGVYQQTLSGKTKPTTLNFRVTVYAHLPVPAIIIRDCSSSSSSSVQNCSVLCSVVNVSAVSLSWYKGNSVLSSISVSDLSISLSLPLEVEYQDNNTYSCVINNTISNQTTHLDINTLCQPCPDSVRCCSTTEAVVRLVFSVLLSVATISVLVYDFRSNKAVPLQ; from the exons ATGGAGGGAGATTCAGTCACTCTGGAGTCTGGTGTTGCTGAACTAAAGGAAGAAGATGTGGTGACGTGGCTGTTTGGacctaaaaaaactcaaatagcTGAAGTGGATACAGATGCTGCAATCTCCTCCACATCTGATGGTGATGCTGTGGGATTCAGAAACAGACTGAAGCTGGATAAtcagactggatctctgaccatcatgaACACCAGAATAGCAGACTCTGGAGTTTATCAACAAACCCTCAGCGGCAAGACAAAACCAACCACACTCAACTTCAGAGTTACTGTATACG CTCATCTGCCTGTTCCAGCCATCATCATCAGAGACtgttcttcttcctcctcttcatcagtgcAGAATTGTTCAGTGTtgtgttcagtggtgaatgtgagtgctgtgagtctctcctggtacaaaggaaacagtgtattgtccagcatcagtgtgtctgatctcagcatcagtctctctctacctctggaggTGGAATATCAGGATAACAACACCTACAGCTGTGTGATCAACAACACCATCAGCAACCAGACCACACATCTGGACATCAACACACTCTGTCAACCATGTCCAG ACTCTGTTCGCTGTTGTAGTACTACTGAAGCTGTGGTCCGACTGGTTTTTTCTGTGCTGTTGTCTGTGGCTACAATTTCAGTGCTGGTTTATGACTTTAGATCCAACAAGGCTGTACCCTTGCAATGA
- the LOC100002141 gene encoding uncharacterized protein isoform X1 — protein MFQLFVFMSLSFWLLTGVFADSGEVKSVMEGDSVTLESGVAELQEEDVVTWLFGPKKTQIAEVDTDAAISSTSDGDAVGFRNRLKLDNQTGSLTIMNTRIADSGVYQISISGKKKPTTLNFSVTVYAHLPVPVLIRDCSSSSSSSVQSNCSMLCSVVNVSAVSLSWYKGNSVLSSISVSDLSISLTLPLEVEYQDNNTYSCVINNTISNQTTHLDIKTLCQPCPATSTPDPQTPLHSSLHPSPRPPSTTPSNRTSGTSSPTTSSPNSQLILISAAAAAGSLISITIVGIIWICKNSKKTDQKEPVQKQIRDDHRDDEVTYAAPTFYKKNAQRSEDEVVYAGIVTRR, from the exons ATGTTTCAGCTGTTTGTTTTTATGAGTTTGTCTTTTTGGCTTCTGACTG gtgtgtttgctgACTCAGGTGAAGTGAAGTCAGTGATGGAGGGAGATTCAGTCACTCTGGAGTCTGGTGTTGCTGAACTACAGGAAGAAGATGTGGTGACGTGGCTGTTTGGACCTAAAAAAACTCAGATAGCTGAAGTGGATACAGATGCTGCAATCTCCTCCACATCTGATGGTGATGCTGTGGGATTCAGAAACAGACTGAAGCTGGATAAtcagactggatctctgaccatcatgaACACCAGAATAGCAGACTCTGGAGTTTATCAAATATCCATCAGCGGCAAGAAAAAACCAACCACACTCAACTTCAGTGTTACTGTATACG CTCATCTGCCTGTTCCTGTCCTCATCAGAGACTGTTCttcctcctcatcttcatcaGTGCAGTCTAATTGTTCAATGTtgtgttcagtggtgaatgtgagcgctgtgagtctctcctggtacaaaggaaacagtgtattgtccagcatcagtgtgtctgatctcagcatcagTCTCACTCTACCTCTGGAGGTGGAATATCAGGATAACAACACCTACAGCTGTGTGATCAACAACACCATCAGCAACCAGACCACACATCTGGACATCAAAACACTATGTCAGCCATGTCCAG CCACTTCAACACCAGACCCACAGACTCCTTTACATTCTTCCTTACACCCTTCACCACGGCCTCCTTCAACTACTCCTTCTAATCGTACCTCAGGAACTTCATCTCCAACTACATCTTCTCCAAACTCTCAGCTCATCCTGatttctgctgctgctgctgctggatcTCTGATCAGTATTACAATAGTCGGGATCATCTGGATCTGCAAGAATAGCAAAAAAACTGATCAGAAAG AACCAGTTCAGAAACAGATTCGTGATGATCACCGTGATGATGAGGTCACTTACGCTGCTCCGACGTTCtacaaaaaaaatgcacaaagaTCG
- the LOC100002141 gene encoding uncharacterized protein isoform X2, translating to MFQLFVFMSLSFWLLTGVFADSGEVKSVMEGDSVTLESGVAELQEEDVVTWLFGPKKTQIAEVDTDAAISSTSDGDAVGFRNRLKLDNQTGSLTIMNTRIADSGVYQISISGKKKPTTLNFSVTVYAHLPVPVLIRDCSSSSSSSVQSNCSMLCSVVNVSAVSLSWYKGNSVLSSISVSDLSISLTLPLEVEYQDNNTYSCVINNTISNQTTHLDIKTLCQPCPGTSSPTTSSPNSQLILISAAAAAGSLISITIVGIIWICKNSKKTDQKEPVQKQIRDDHRDDEVTYAAPTFYKKNAQRSEDEVVYAGIVTRR from the exons ATGTTTCAGCTGTTTGTTTTTATGAGTTTGTCTTTTTGGCTTCTGACTG gtgtgtttgctgACTCAGGTGAAGTGAAGTCAGTGATGGAGGGAGATTCAGTCACTCTGGAGTCTGGTGTTGCTGAACTACAGGAAGAAGATGTGGTGACGTGGCTGTTTGGACCTAAAAAAACTCAGATAGCTGAAGTGGATACAGATGCTGCAATCTCCTCCACATCTGATGGTGATGCTGTGGGATTCAGAAACAGACTGAAGCTGGATAAtcagactggatctctgaccatcatgaACACCAGAATAGCAGACTCTGGAGTTTATCAAATATCCATCAGCGGCAAGAAAAAACCAACCACACTCAACTTCAGTGTTACTGTATACG CTCATCTGCCTGTTCCTGTCCTCATCAGAGACTGTTCttcctcctcatcttcatcaGTGCAGTCTAATTGTTCAATGTtgtgttcagtggtgaatgtgagcgctgtgagtctctcctggtacaaaggaaacagtgtattgtccagcatcagtgtgtctgatctcagcatcagTCTCACTCTACCTCTGGAGGTGGAATATCAGGATAACAACACCTACAGCTGTGTGATCAACAACACCATCAGCAACCAGACCACACATCTGGACATCAAAACACTATGTCAGCCATGTCCAG GAACTTCATCTCCAACTACATCTTCTCCAAACTCTCAGCTCATCCTGatttctgctgctgctgctgctggatcTCTGATCAGTATTACAATAGTCGGGATCATCTGGATCTGCAAGAATAGCAAAAAAACTGATCAGAAAG AACCAGTTCAGAAACAGATTCGTGATGATCACCGTGATGATGAGGTCACTTACGCTGCTCCGACGTTCtacaaaaaaaatgcacaaagaTCG